From the Bremerella alba genome, one window contains:
- a CDS encoding ABC transporter permease, translating to MSIWQIAWRSIRQRALASTLTSFSMALGVLLVTAVLLVHGLVSKSFTDNSDLGYNMIAGAKGGKLQLVLNTTFYLSEPVENIPYTFYQEFLTKEQQEEELDLMKPENRGELTGGTYAKNTEFAIPVCLGDYYETYRVVGTLPKFFEDFKDYGSDEPKYSFREGRNFEVWNDQNGYFEAVIGSMVAQHTGLKIGDKIAASHGGDPNDIHTDSPFTVVGILAPSGTPNDRAVFVNMEGFYLMSGHAKVEEAEEVGANVTGSTISRRQPLPIKQREVTAVLIRTSDPFSPIIIKNRVNEGNIAQIVMPVMEITSLFELIVKPIQTLLLVITVLICIVSGISILVSIYNSMNDRKREIAVMRALGARRRTVMGIVLSESIILSVGGGVLGWLGAHFLLFGASPMIEAQTGVQIRLFDLAPLPRKLEVLIPSAIIENDWIGPLFSLELVIVPALILLAVLVGFLPAYTAYRTDVAETLSSSP from the coding sequence ATGAGTATCTGGCAAATCGCTTGGCGAAGCATCCGGCAGCGAGCTTTAGCCTCGACGTTAACTTCATTTTCCATGGCCCTAGGCGTACTGCTGGTAACGGCCGTGCTGCTAGTCCATGGTCTCGTATCGAAGTCGTTCACAGACAATTCCGATCTCGGCTATAACATGATCGCCGGAGCTAAGGGGGGAAAGCTTCAGTTAGTGCTGAACACAACCTTCTACCTCAGCGAACCGGTCGAAAACATTCCGTACACCTTCTACCAGGAATTCCTTACCAAGGAGCAGCAGGAAGAAGAGTTGGACCTGATGAAGCCGGAAAACCGTGGAGAGTTGACCGGCGGCACATACGCGAAGAATACCGAATTCGCGATCCCAGTCTGCCTGGGCGATTACTACGAGACCTACCGTGTTGTCGGAACCCTGCCCAAATTCTTCGAGGACTTCAAAGATTATGGCAGCGACGAGCCCAAATATTCGTTTCGTGAAGGGCGTAACTTCGAGGTTTGGAATGACCAGAATGGCTACTTCGAAGCGGTCATTGGATCGATGGTCGCTCAGCATACCGGCTTGAAAATTGGTGATAAGATTGCCGCCTCTCATGGTGGTGACCCGAACGACATTCATACCGATTCACCATTTACGGTCGTTGGCATTCTCGCCCCATCCGGAACGCCCAACGATCGGGCCGTCTTCGTCAACATGGAAGGCTTCTACCTGATGTCAGGGCATGCCAAGGTGGAAGAAGCCGAGGAAGTTGGAGCCAACGTGACCGGCTCGACCATCTCGCGGCGGCAGCCGCTGCCCATTAAACAGCGGGAAGTAACTGCCGTGCTCATAAGAACATCCGATCCTTTTTCCCCCATCATCATTAAAAATCGCGTCAACGAAGGGAATATCGCCCAAATCGTAATGCCGGTGATGGAGATCACCAGTTTGTTCGAGCTGATTGTCAAGCCAATCCAGACGTTGCTACTGGTCATTACGGTGCTCATTTGTATTGTTTCAGGAATCTCAATCCTGGTCAGCATTTACAACTCGATGAACGATCGAAAGCGAGAAATCGCCGTCATGCGAGCTCTGGGAGCCCGACGCCGAACCGTGATGGGCATTGTTTTGTCCGAGTCGATCATCCTATCCGTCGGAGGGGGTGTTCTGGGCTGGTTGGGCGCACATTTCCTATTGTTTGGGGCCAGCCCGATGATCGAGGCACAGACTGGCGTCCAAATTAGGCTGTTCGACCTTGCTCCACTGCCCAGGAAGCTTGAAGTTCTGATACCTTCGGCGATAATAGAGAACGATTGGATCGGCCCCTTATTCAGTTTGGAGTTGGTGATTGTCCCGGCTCTCATTCTGTTGGCAGTACTTGTTGGTTTTTTGCCGGCCTATACGGCCTATCGTACCGACGTGGCAGAAACACTCAGTTCGTCTCCCTAA
- a CDS encoding ABC transporter ATP-binding protein, with amino-acid sequence MLKISNLKKSFRLPTGERMPILDVPQFNVAAAEQMVIVGRSGCGKSTLLHLISGIGTPDSGTIAVNGLDIARLSEEGRDRFRAEVMGYVFQTFNLLQGFTALENVILGMSFSRGKVDRDRARELLRRVGLEHRLNAHPRTMSVGEQQRVAVARALANRPKLLLADEPTANVDPANQQSIVDLIRETCQEEEISLVMVTHAMEVAEQFQRIEPLEKLNLIAQANKAHA; translated from the coding sequence ATGCTTAAAATCTCGAACCTGAAAAAGTCATTTCGATTGCCAACCGGCGAACGAATGCCGATTTTGGATGTTCCTCAATTCAATGTCGCTGCCGCCGAACAGATGGTGATCGTAGGCCGCAGCGGATGTGGCAAGTCGACACTGCTCCATCTCATCTCAGGAATCGGCACTCCAGATTCTGGCACAATCGCCGTCAACGGTCTCGATATAGCGAGACTCTCCGAGGAAGGCCGTGACCGCTTCCGAGCGGAGGTAATGGGCTATGTCTTCCAGACGTTCAATCTGCTTCAAGGCTTTACGGCACTCGAGAACGTAATCCTAGGCATGTCCTTCTCACGCGGCAAAGTCGATCGTGATCGGGCTCGGGAGCTACTACGACGCGTTGGTCTGGAACACCGTCTCAATGCCCACCCACGTACGATGAGTGTCGGAGAGCAGCAGCGAGTGGCCGTGGCTCGAGCGTTGGCAAATCGTCCGAAACTCTTGTTAGCGGATGAGCCAACCGCCAACGTCGATCCGGCCAATCAACAATCGATCGTCGACTTGATTCGTGAAACGTGTCAGGAAGAAGAGATCTCGCTGGTAATGGTGACCCATGCGATGGAAGTGGCGGAACAATTTCAGCGCATCGAACCCCTTGAGAAACTGAACCTGATAGCCCAAGCGAATAAGGCACACGCATGA
- the smpB gene encoding SsrA-binding protein SmpB, which yields MAKKSKATKKEENKNEKSIGENRKARHEYQILEHLECGIQLTGSEVKSLRDGKLQMAESFAHVVNGEVFLVNCEISPYSNASEFLNHEARRKRKLLLHKREIIKFALKSEEKGFTLVPLKMYFKQGRAKVLLGIGRGRQMHDKREKLKKDVAKRDIDRAMKRG from the coding sequence GTGGCCAAGAAGTCAAAAGCTACGAAAAAAGAAGAAAACAAGAACGAGAAGAGCATCGGCGAGAATCGCAAAGCCCGGCATGAGTACCAAATTCTGGAGCATCTGGAATGTGGCATTCAGCTAACCGGCAGCGAAGTAAAGAGCCTTCGAGATGGCAAACTCCAAATGGCCGAATCGTTTGCCCACGTGGTCAACGGCGAGGTGTTCCTGGTCAATTGCGAGATCTCGCCGTACTCAAATGCCAGTGAGTTTCTCAATCACGAGGCCCGGCGCAAGCGTAAACTGCTGCTGCACAAACGCGAGATAATAAAGTTTGCCCTGAAAAGCGAAGAAAAGGGGTTCACTCTTGTGCCCCTTAAGATGTACTTCAAGCAGGGGCGAGCCAAGGTTCTACTGGGTATCGGTCGCGGCCGGCAAATGCACGATAAGCGTGAAAAGCTTAAAAAAGATGTCGCGAAACGAGATATCGATCGAGCCATGAAACGGGGATAA
- a CDS encoding lipoyl(octanoyl) transferase LipB, whose translation MEISEFQSSDLLRQQPTVIDFHHMGIVDFDQCIDLQKRLVYESGGRNDGHITCLLCEHPPLISIGRAGSRRHIRLTTQEMRHRQLEMRWIGRGGACVAHTPGQLAVYPIVPLKHYGWSVGDYLQRLQNGLLDTAREFEVPSYKRPGRFGLWGRSGMLAAIGVAVQNWITSHGAFLNVTCGPHSQVGVESNPAELACPGDLATMSSLLEETETCPTIGEVARSVAYHLAQRFGAAQAVWHSSHPLFPEVVKHSRDRTRQAAS comes from the coding sequence GTGGAAATATCCGAATTTCAGTCTTCCGATTTACTCCGGCAGCAGCCGACCGTCATCGACTTCCATCACATGGGAATCGTCGACTTCGATCAGTGTATCGATTTGCAAAAACGCCTAGTTTATGAGTCAGGGGGACGCAACGATGGTCACATTACCTGTCTGCTTTGCGAACATCCACCGCTGATTAGTATAGGCCGAGCAGGCTCGCGGCGACATATCCGCTTGACTACACAAGAGATGCGACACCGTCAGCTCGAAATGCGTTGGATTGGACGTGGCGGGGCCTGTGTGGCCCACACGCCTGGGCAATTGGCCGTTTATCCGATTGTACCGCTCAAGCACTATGGCTGGTCTGTTGGCGATTATTTGCAACGTCTTCAGAATGGACTCTTGGACACAGCTCGCGAGTTCGAGGTTCCCAGCTACAAACGGCCTGGTCGATTCGGCCTGTGGGGGCGTAGTGGCATGCTGGCAGCCATCGGCGTGGCCGTTCAAAATTGGATTACTAGTCACGGTGCATTCCTAAATGTCACCTGCGGACCCCACAGTCAGGTGGGTGTTGAGTCAAATCCGGCAGAGCTTGCCTGTCCCGGAGACCTTGCCACAATGAGCAGTCTCCTGGAAGAAACAGAGACGTGCCCTACAATAGGAGAGGTCGCACGGAGTGTGGCTTACCATTTGGCGCAACGGTTCGGGGCCGCTCAAGCAGTTTGGCACTCGAGCCATCCTCTGTTTCCTGAAGTAGTCAAGCATAGCCGTGATCGAACCCGCCAAGCAGCCAGTTGA
- the lipA gene encoding lipoyl synthase codes for MIDSSDIPSPDSGRRLPRWLKRNVPKGDPGHKTTSLIKELGLETVCEEAKCPNRMECYSQQTATFMILGAVCTRACSFCSVSRGTPQELSGDEPERLAEAAHRLGLKHVVITSVTRDDLPDGGADHYFRCIEAVREKTGATIEVLTPDFIDSKEALARVLEAKPEVFNHNTETVPRLYRRVRGPKSVYSWTLELLKSVKEIAPGTKTKSGLMLGLGETREELLDTLADLRDADVDFLTLGQYLQPDQKKYLPVVRYLRPEEFDELGHQAKSMGFVKVASGPFVRSSYHARDMAESY; via the coding sequence ATAATCGATTCGTCTGATATTCCGTCGCCTGATTCAGGGCGACGTCTTCCCCGCTGGCTCAAGCGGAATGTCCCCAAGGGAGATCCCGGCCACAAGACGACCAGCTTGATAAAAGAGTTGGGGCTGGAAACGGTTTGCGAGGAAGCCAAGTGCCCCAATCGCATGGAGTGCTATTCGCAGCAGACCGCGACCTTCATGATCTTGGGAGCTGTTTGTACGCGTGCTTGCAGCTTCTGTTCTGTCTCCCGAGGTACTCCGCAAGAGCTTTCGGGTGACGAACCAGAACGTTTGGCCGAGGCCGCGCATCGCCTTGGACTTAAGCATGTCGTGATCACGTCGGTGACTCGGGATGATTTACCCGATGGCGGTGCCGATCACTACTTCCGCTGTATCGAAGCGGTCCGAGAGAAGACCGGTGCGACGATCGAAGTACTTACGCCTGACTTCATCGATTCCAAAGAAGCGTTGGCACGTGTTCTGGAAGCCAAGCCGGAAGTCTTCAACCACAATACAGAGACAGTCCCCAGACTATATCGCCGAGTCCGAGGTCCGAAGTCGGTCTACTCATGGACTTTAGAGCTGTTAAAGAGCGTTAAAGAAATTGCTCCAGGTACAAAGACCAAGAGCGGATTGATGCTCGGGCTGGGCGAGACGCGGGAAGAATTGCTGGACACTTTGGCTGATTTGCGCGATGCGGACGTCGATTTTCTTACGCTCGGTCAATATTTGCAGCCAGACCAGAAGAAGTATTTGCCGGTAGTTCGCTACCTTCGCCCCGAGGAATTCGATGAACTTGGTCACCAAGCGAAGAGTATGGGCTTTGTAAAAGTCGCTAGTGGACCTTTCGTACGAAGTAGCTACCACGCCCGAGACATGGCAGAGAGTTACTAG
- a CDS encoding DUF11 domain-containing protein — protein sequence MKNIYLRLAVIGGVVALGATAIGQSMLASRDPDPEPIEISQIPPGTPQQQLAASFPQSQVVLASNDTPAEENAGEPTPAKPPVDAEAPTPAARFSVSDSAEPKQPTPAATNPAAAGDGSAPPSRFSRFLGDSATNPAAAEVAESGPSTSPTAAGSRFSMGDSPTSAAENPAAGEASSPTVATPPMPTGPQSFAADASGPTPANPAGMSPPPVRFQSGVPAAAGNVAQQVTDGANAVAAEATAATAVASSAILGSVENANNRFSSMANSAAQSVSDQANAAADAVNGQLPQNTPVQPRFSSNVSSNPESTAAAPTTPTPSNPTQFSATNTAIQTPQPSVMGSATPPAYGQTRGFSATASPAPAAMTEQPQPTYQETAQPQPTRFSEPTQIASLPSAAAGAMVSARPGEIHLEGDQQPSIRLEKVAPPEVQVGKVTTFEVHVENNGPVDASNVIVRDMVPAGTKLVSTSPQANQGADGSLVWDLGTLRPQERKTLKLEILPLEEGNIGSVASVVFSAKASAKSIVTRPKLEISQSSATSVLADNQLGITITISNPGTGAATGVVLEENVPNNFAHPAGNELEFEVGTLKPGESRQLNLVLNAVSAGRVQNILRARADGNLTAEHSVELEVTAPKLQVAMTGPKKRYLERPAKYTVSISNPGTAPAHEIDVVTYLPKGLKFVEANNAGQYDSTRHAVFWNLQELPPAQTGTVELVALPIEPGDQRLRVEGSAAKGLSAEVESTVRVEGLAAIFFEVADIADPIEVGKETTYEIKVVNQGSKEATNIHVAAALPQGLRAIAADGEVPGQVQGQQVVFQPIGRIDPKQTVRLQIQVQGTMPGDQRIRVQVRTDGIPDPITKEESTTVYTDQ from the coding sequence ATGAAGAACATTTACTTACGTTTGGCCGTGATTGGTGGAGTTGTCGCCCTCGGTGCCACCGCAATCGGACAATCGATGTTGGCATCACGGGATCCCGACCCCGAGCCAATTGAGATTTCGCAAATCCCTCCTGGCACACCGCAGCAACAACTTGCAGCGTCGTTTCCTCAATCTCAAGTCGTGCTCGCGTCGAATGACACGCCAGCTGAAGAGAACGCAGGCGAGCCAACCCCTGCCAAGCCTCCGGTCGACGCCGAAGCTCCCACGCCAGCTGCAAGATTCAGTGTTTCTGACTCTGCAGAGCCCAAACAACCAACGCCGGCTGCGACCAATCCAGCCGCTGCGGGTGACGGTAGTGCCCCACCGAGCCGATTCAGTCGCTTCCTAGGGGATTCTGCCACCAATCCTGCCGCTGCCGAAGTAGCGGAATCAGGTCCTTCGACGTCGCCGACGGCCGCCGGAAGTCGATTCAGCATGGGCGACAGCCCAACTTCAGCTGCCGAAAACCCTGCAGCCGGTGAAGCCTCAAGCCCAACCGTTGCGACCCCTCCGATGCCGACCGGCCCTCAAAGCTTCGCCGCCGATGCCTCAGGCCCCACGCCTGCCAATCCGGCTGGTATGTCGCCGCCGCCCGTTCGTTTTCAAAGCGGAGTCCCAGCCGCAGCTGGTAACGTTGCCCAACAGGTCACTGATGGTGCCAATGCCGTTGCTGCGGAAGCAACCGCCGCCACGGCAGTAGCGTCATCCGCAATACTAGGATCGGTTGAAAATGCCAACAATCGATTCTCATCCATGGCGAATTCGGCAGCACAATCAGTTTCTGATCAAGCTAACGCCGCCGCCGATGCTGTGAACGGGCAACTTCCACAGAACACTCCGGTCCAGCCGCGTTTCAGCTCGAATGTTAGTAGCAATCCGGAATCAACCGCTGCTGCCCCGACAACTCCTACACCATCCAATCCCACTCAGTTTTCCGCAACGAATACCGCGATCCAAACGCCGCAACCAAGCGTCATGGGATCGGCGACGCCTCCTGCGTACGGACAAACCCGCGGCTTCTCAGCCACGGCTTCTCCAGCCCCTGCGGCGATGACAGAACAACCTCAACCAACGTATCAGGAGACTGCTCAGCCGCAGCCAACCCGATTCTCGGAGCCAACACAGATTGCCTCGCTGCCTTCCGCAGCGGCAGGTGCCATGGTTTCAGCTCGGCCTGGGGAAATACACCTCGAAGGGGATCAACAGCCCAGCATCCGCTTGGAAAAAGTGGCTCCTCCGGAAGTTCAAGTGGGAAAAGTCACCACGTTTGAAGTTCATGTCGAAAACAACGGCCCGGTAGATGCCTCGAACGTCATCGTACGCGACATGGTCCCGGCTGGGACCAAACTCGTTTCTACCAGTCCTCAAGCTAACCAAGGGGCCGATGGTAGCTTGGTTTGGGATCTCGGCACTTTGCGTCCTCAAGAGCGCAAGACACTCAAGTTAGAAATTCTTCCCCTGGAAGAAGGGAACATTGGTAGCGTCGCGAGCGTGGTTTTCTCAGCGAAAGCTTCTGCCAAATCAATTGTTACCAGGCCAAAGTTAGAGATTTCGCAGTCTAGCGCCACAAGTGTCTTAGCTGACAATCAACTCGGAATCACCATCACCATCAGCAATCCGGGAACAGGTGCAGCAACAGGCGTCGTTCTCGAAGAGAACGTCCCTAATAACTTCGCTCACCCGGCCGGTAATGAGTTGGAATTTGAAGTCGGTACACTAAAACCAGGCGAATCACGGCAACTTAATCTCGTTCTCAATGCCGTCTCTGCCGGTCGCGTTCAGAATATTTTGCGTGCCCGAGCTGATGGCAATCTCACTGCAGAACATTCTGTCGAATTAGAAGTCACCGCACCGAAACTCCAAGTTGCCATGACAGGGCCGAAGAAGCGATACCTGGAACGCCCAGCCAAGTACACCGTTTCAATCAGCAACCCCGGCACGGCACCAGCACATGAAATCGATGTCGTTACCTACTTGCCCAAGGGCTTGAAGTTTGTCGAAGCCAATAATGCCGGTCAGTATGATTCGACTCGTCATGCGGTCTTCTGGAACCTGCAAGAGCTGCCTCCAGCACAAACAGGTACGGTCGAACTAGTCGCCTTGCCAATCGAACCTGGCGATCAGCGATTACGCGTTGAGGGATCCGCCGCCAAGGGCCTCTCGGCCGAAGTCGAATCAACCGTTCGCGTAGAAGGCCTGGCAGCCATCTTCTTCGAGGTCGCCGATATCGCTGATCCGATTGAAGTCGGCAAGGAGACAACCTACGAGATTAAGGTCGTCAATCAAGGTTCCAAAGAAGCTACGAACATCCATGTCGCGGCCGCTTTACCACAAGGACTGCGTGCGATTGCCGCCGACGGTGAAGTCCCAGGTCAGGTGCAAGGCCAGCAAGTGGTCTTCCAGCCAATTGGACGAATCGATCCTAAGCAAACGGTCCGCTTGCAAATTCAAGTACAAGGGACCATGCCTGGCGATCAACGCATCCGCGTTCAAGTTCGCACCGATGGAATTCCGGATCCGATTACCAAGGAAGAAAGCACCACGGTCTATACGGATCAGTAA
- a CDS encoding HEAT repeat domain-containing protein, with translation MSARYLFVCVALFLCGTLSAAEPDTGKLTADLNAGGDAAYQAADDLADAPAEKAIPALTSALDSDDAELQRRAARSIAQFGKEAHTATPALAKLLDSPIPKVRAYAAYALGKIGNGSDKSLPKLIELITDQDANVRREALEAMLEMDADPEVTLPIMVNVLEKADPAMVLPVLSELAEMGDKAVPRLRTALQNEKAAYWACLVAAEMGPNAAPAVPELTAVLDSKDAEVRMHALIALGEIGPAAKPALSRVVKALQSDDVPAVKYSAAFALAAMEDSQATEALQKAAAGEDAFLSLISYYAVAKLNSDDKQKMTTAATFLVEAMKNENPNVRAAAARCLANLEAPPEIVQPIITDALQDADPRVVVNITDAIVKMGPQVLPKVIKGLQNDKMKWVSVGIIRQWGEAVPEAVAPLADALSSEDEQFQAEVLMALGAIGEQSSGAIQQIRPFLKSDSRTLQLDALYALGRIGAGAVSTKGEIEPLLSSEDAFTQFAAAWSLAHIAPEDADVAAKAIPVLILHLNDTSQDYIPGEAAQALGMFGDKAKSALPELKKSAESGNEAAAEAVKAISM, from the coding sequence ATGAGTGCCCGTTATTTGTTTGTGTGTGTCGCGCTGTTTTTGTGCGGCACTCTTTCTGCCGCCGAGCCCGATACCGGTAAGTTGACCGCTGACCTAAATGCCGGAGGTGACGCGGCATATCAAGCAGCCGATGATTTGGCCGATGCCCCTGCCGAAAAGGCAATCCCTGCTTTAACCTCCGCACTGGATAGCGACGATGCGGAACTCCAGCGCCGTGCGGCGCGTTCGATCGCGCAATTCGGTAAAGAAGCCCATACAGCCACTCCTGCGTTGGCGAAGCTCTTGGATAGCCCCATTCCTAAGGTCCGAGCCTATGCCGCCTACGCCCTAGGCAAGATTGGCAACGGCAGCGATAAGTCGCTTCCGAAGCTGATCGAGCTTATCACCGATCAAGACGCAAACGTGCGTCGCGAGGCGCTGGAAGCGATGCTCGAAATGGACGCCGATCCTGAAGTTACCTTGCCCATCATGGTGAATGTCCTGGAGAAGGCAGACCCGGCAATGGTCCTGCCTGTCCTGAGTGAACTCGCGGAAATGGGAGACAAAGCCGTCCCTCGCTTGCGAACGGCACTGCAAAATGAAAAGGCAGCCTATTGGGCATGTCTTGTTGCCGCGGAAATGGGCCCAAATGCTGCTCCAGCCGTTCCAGAGCTTACCGCAGTGCTCGACAGCAAAGACGCAGAAGTCCGCATGCATGCACTGATCGCACTGGGTGAAATTGGCCCAGCGGCTAAACCGGCACTAAGTCGCGTGGTTAAAGCACTTCAGTCGGATGACGTTCCTGCGGTGAAGTACTCGGCCGCGTTCGCCCTGGCAGCCATGGAAGATTCTCAAGCGACCGAAGCTTTGCAAAAGGCCGCTGCCGGAGAGGACGCTTTCCTGAGTTTGATAAGCTATTACGCAGTTGCCAAGCTAAATTCCGATGACAAACAGAAGATGACCACGGCGGCAACCTTCCTGGTGGAAGCCATGAAGAATGAAAACCCGAACGTGCGTGCTGCAGCGGCTCGGTGCCTGGCAAACTTGGAAGCTCCGCCAGAAATCGTTCAACCGATCATCACCGACGCATTACAAGATGCCGACCCACGCGTGGTCGTCAACATCACCGATGCAATCGTAAAGATGGGTCCTCAGGTCTTGCCGAAAGTCATCAAGGGTCTTCAGAACGACAAAATGAAATGGGTCTCCGTTGGGATTATCCGTCAATGGGGAGAAGCAGTTCCAGAAGCAGTCGCCCCGCTCGCAGATGCCTTGTCCAGCGAGGACGAACAGTTCCAAGCTGAAGTCTTAATGGCCCTCGGAGCAATCGGCGAGCAGTCCTCAGGAGCGATCCAGCAGATCCGCCCTTTCCTGAAGTCGGATTCGCGAACACTGCAACTTGACGCCCTGTATGCATTGGGACGTATCGGTGCTGGTGCTGTCTCGACCAAGGGCGAGATCGAACCGCTGCTTTCGAGCGAAGATGCATTCACTCAGTTTGCGGCGGCTTGGTCATTAGCACACATCGCTCCAGAAGACGCCGATGTTGCTGCGAAGGCCATTCCCGTGCTGATCCTGCACCTGAACGACACTTCGCAAGACTACATCCCTGGCGAAGCCGCTCAAGCACTGGGCATGTTTGGCGACAAAGCCAAGTCGGCCCTGCCAGAGCTTAAGAAGTCTGCGGAAAGTGGCAATGAAGCTGCTGCCGAGGCGGTAAAAGCGATCTCGATGTAA
- a CDS encoding TVP38/TMEM64 family protein: MKILILVTVALAIPIIPFAIWGQSLEQAARTWEQTQSNPQVMAIVLFGMLSLDVFLPVPSSLVNTLAGAKLGVFAGATVCFAGLTVGAAIGFGLAKLAGPPLQRRWLADRDAQSLKKFAETWGVVTLVLTRALPILAEAAVVLLGVQGLSWRKFWPPVLLANAGIALAYSVFGSMAAQQEWLVIALAISAGLPLLLTFLVRRWLQMTDKKKIA, encoded by the coding sequence GTGAAAATTCTGATCTTGGTTACGGTGGCATTGGCCATCCCTATCATACCTTTTGCGATTTGGGGACAATCGCTGGAGCAGGCGGCCCGTACGTGGGAGCAAACCCAGTCTAATCCACAGGTTATGGCGATTGTATTGTTTGGAATGCTGTCGTTGGATGTGTTTCTCCCAGTGCCGTCGAGTTTAGTTAACACGCTGGCAGGGGCTAAATTAGGGGTTTTTGCTGGGGCCACGGTTTGCTTTGCTGGCCTCACAGTGGGGGCTGCGATTGGTTTTGGCCTCGCTAAATTGGCGGGGCCGCCCCTTCAGCGAAGATGGCTGGCCGACCGCGACGCCCAAAGTTTAAAAAAGTTTGCCGAAACCTGGGGAGTGGTCACTTTGGTACTGACCAGGGCGTTACCCATTCTTGCTGAAGCGGCGGTGGTGTTGCTCGGCGTTCAAGGACTTTCCTGGCGAAAATTTTGGCCGCCGGTCCTTCTTGCTAATGCTGGGATTGCCCTGGCGTACTCCGTATTCGGAAGCATGGCTGCCCAGCAGGAGTGGCTAGTCATTGCCCTAGCGATCTCGGCCGGGCTTCCACTACTGCTTACTTTTCTGGTCCGCCGCTGGTTGCAAATGACCGACAAGAAAAAGATCGCTTAA
- the rpiB gene encoding ribose 5-phosphate isomerase B — translation MKIAIGSDHRGYEVKTKIIEHLKKLGHDSVDCGAHDCHSIDYPDIAMAVAEKIVGGEADRGILICGSGIGMAITANKFPGVRAATCHDDLTAEMSRRHNNVNVMCLSADLLGERLIDRMVDLWITTEFEKGRHQRRVDKITEVEKRFSKEG, via the coding sequence ATGAAAATCGCAATTGGAAGTGATCATCGTGGGTACGAAGTAAAAACGAAGATCATCGAACACCTCAAAAAGCTAGGACACGATTCCGTCGATTGTGGCGCCCACGACTGCCATAGCATCGACTACCCCGATATCGCCATGGCGGTGGCAGAGAAGATCGTCGGCGGGGAAGCCGACCGCGGTATTCTCATTTGCGGCTCAGGGATCGGAATGGCCATCACGGCCAACAAGTTCCCAGGCGTTCGAGCTGCAACGTGCCACGATGATTTAACGGCTGAAATGAGCCGTCGTCATAACAACGTCAATGTGATGTGCCTCTCGGCTGATCTACTAGGCGAACGCTTGATCGATCGCATGGTCGATCTGTGGATAACAACCGAGTTCGAGAAGGGGCGTCATCAGCGCCGCGTCGATAAGATCACGGAAGTAGAAAAGCGATTCTCAAAAGAGGGCTAA